In the genome of Streptomyces sp. Q6, the window CGAGGAGTGCGAGGTCGTCTACCTCACCGGGCGGCCCGAGCGCTGCCGGGCCGACACCGTGGCGTGGCTGGGCGCCCAGGGGCTGCCCGACGGGCCGCTGCACATGCGCCGCAACGACGACCGCAGGCCCGCCCGCCGTACCAAACTCGACGTCCTCAAGCGCCTCGCCCGCGGCCGCGACGTGCGCGTCCTGGTCGACGACGACGAGCTGGTGTGCGACGAGGCCGAGCGCGCCGGGTTCACCGTCGTACGGGCCCGCTGGGCGAGCACGTCGACGGCGCTCAAGGACGCGCAGGAGCGCGAGGGCCGCACGTGACCTGAGCGCGTCCCTCGGCGCCGGTCCCGGCTCCCCTCTCAGCCCTCGTCGGCGGCCTCGTCCTCCAGGCGGAAGCCGACCTTCAGGCCCACCTGGTAGTGCTCGACCTGGCCGTCGACGATCTGCCCCCGTACCTGGGTGACCTCGAACCAGTCCAGCTGGCGCAGGGTCTGCGAGGCGCGCGCGATGCCGTTGCGGATCGCCTGGTCGACGCCCTCGTGCGAGGTTCCGACGATCTCGGTGACGCGATACGTGTGATTCGACATGCTTCCACCGTGCCCCAGGGCGGCGCGGAGCGCGAGGGGGACACCGGGCGGGCCGTGGTGCCCGCCGTCCGTGGGGTGCCGCCGGGCGCCGGGTCTTCCGGCGGCGGGAGAGCGCCGGTCGGGGCCGGGCCGAGGAGCGTCGGGCTCCGGTTGAATTCCGGATAGCCCTTGACCGGTCCGTTGGTCCATACCAAAATCCCAGCACACCCGTACGAGCCGTCGCTCGTCCCCCACGTCGGGCCGCCCTTCCCTGTCCGCAGGCAGAAAGTGACCCCCCGTGAGATCCCGCCGTTCCGTGCTGCCCCTCGTCTCCCTCGCCGTCGTGACCGGCACGCTGCTCACCGGCTGCGGAGCCCTGCCGGGAAGCGAACCCGCGCGGCGGACCGTCACCGTGTGGCTGATGAGCAACAGCGCCTCCGACGCCTTCCTCGACCGGTTCACCGAACGGTTCGAGGCGGAGCACGCCGACGTCGACCTGGACATCCGCATCCAGGAGTGGACCGGGATCGGCTCGAAGGTCGCCAAGGCCCTCACGGGCGACGGCGGCAAGGACGGCGCCCCCGATGTCATCGAGGTCGGCAACACGCAGGTCCCGCAGTACATGCAGGACGACCGGCTCGTCGACCTGTCCCTGGAGTCCGCGCGCGACCTCGGCATGGAGCGCTGGCTGCCCGGCCTCGCCGAACCCGGCAGCGACGGCTCCCGGCAGTTCGGCATCCCCTGGTACGCGGCCAACCGCGTCGTCATCTACAACAAGGAACTCTTCGAGCGGGCCGGCATCAAGAAGCCGCCCACCACCCGCGAGGAGTGGCTCGACCTGACGCGCCGCCTGGACACCGGCACCGACCAGGGCATCTACCTCGCGGGCCAGGACTGGTACACGCTCTCCGGCTTCATCTGGGACGAGGGCGGCGAACTGGCCCACGAGTCGTCCGGCATCTTCACCGGCGCCCTCGACACCCCCGCCGCGCTGCGTGGCATGGAGTTCTACGGGCGGTTGCAGGCGCTCGGTGCCGGGCCGAAGAACGCCGACGAGGAACACCCCTCACAGGCCGACCAGTTCGCCGAGGGGCACATCGGCCA includes:
- a CDS encoding dodecin produces the protein MSNHTYRVTEIVGTSHEGVDQAIRNGIARASQTLRQLDWFEVTQVRGQIVDGQVEHYQVGLKVGFRLEDEAADEG
- a CDS encoding extracellular solute-binding protein — encoded protein: MRSRRSVLPLVSLAVVTGTLLTGCGALPGSEPARRTVTVWLMSNSASDAFLDRFTERFEAEHADVDLDIRIQEWTGIGSKVAKALTGDGGKDGAPDVIEVGNTQVPQYMQDDRLVDLSLESARDLGMERWLPGLAEPGSDGSRQFGIPWYAANRVVIYNKELFERAGIKKPPTTREEWLDLTRRLDTGTDQGIYLAGQDWYTLSGFIWDEGGELAHESSGIFTGALDTPAALRGMEFYGRLQALGAGPKNADEEHPSQADQFAEGHIGQIISVPGAAQRIIEKNPDLKGKLGYFPIPGKTAGRLGSVFTGGSDLVIPANTDDQSGAIAVVKALAGKKWNTDLARTMNYVPNKTTLAGAVATEPGVAAMAEGAAHGKATPASPLWATVEAADNPIKAYMSRVLLGADPATEAKKASREITRRLDESGE